CGACACGCTGGCCGCGCTGCGCTATGCCAAGGCACAGGGGCAGAAGATCGCTGTCGTCGTCAATGTGCCGACCAGCTCGATGGCGCGCGAGGCGGACCTGCTGCTGCCGACCCATGCGGGGCCGGAAATCGGCGTCGCCTCGACCAAGGCCTTCACCTGCCAGCTTGCCGTGCTCGCCGCCTTCGCCGCCAATCTGGCGCGGGCCAAGGGCAAGCTCAGCGCCAAGGACGAGAAGGAAATCGTCCGGCACCTCGCCGAAGCGCCCGCCGCGATCAACGGCGCGCTCGCCTATGACGAGGCGATCGAGGCGATGGCCCATCATATCGTCCCGGCGCGTGACGTCCTCTATCTGGGGCGCGGCACCGACTATCCGCTGGCGCTCGAAGGCGCGCTCAAGCTCAAGGAAATCAGCTATATCCATGCCGAAGGCTATGCCGCCGGAGAGATGAAGCATGGGCCGATCGCGCTGATCGACGAGCTGGTGCCGGTGATCGTGATCGCGCCCAGCGGCCCCTTGTTCGAGAAAACCGTCAGCAACATGCAGGAAGTGCAGGCGCGCGGCGGCAAGGTGGTGCTGATCTCCGACTATGACGGGGTGCAGGCGGCGGGCGAGGGATGCCTTGCCACCATCACCATGCCCAAGGTCCACCCGCTGATCGCGCCGATGGTCTATGCCGTGCCGGTGCAACTGCTCGCCTATCATGTCGCCGTGCTCAAGGGCACGGATGTCGACCAGCCGCGCAACCTGGCAAAGTCCGTCACGGTGGAGTGAGCCGGGCTACCCCTGCCGTCGTGATGGCAGGGGCCTTGGCTGCTCCCGCTTCGATCAGCCACCACCCGGCGAATTATGCCCACCGGCCGGCACCGGTCCGCCGCTCGGCGCGTGGCTGTGGTCGGGATTGCTGTCCCAGTCGATATGATAAAGGTCGAACCGGCGGTCGCGCAGGTTGCGCACCGTGCCTTCGGCCCGTGCCCAGCTCAGATCGGCCAGGTTCACGTCCGCCATCGTCAGCGTCTCGACATTCTCGCTCGCCTCCGCCGCGATGCCGTCGCGGGCGAAGGGCAGGTCGCACGGGGTCAGGATCGCGCTCTGGGCATATTGAATGTCCATATTGTCGACGTTTGGCAGGTTGCCGACATTGCCCGACATCACGACATAGCATTGATTCTCGATCGCCCGGGCCTGCGCGCAATAGCGCACGCGCATATATCCCAGGCGCGAGTCGGTGCAGAAGGGAACGAAGATGATGCGCGCCCCCTGGTCGACCAGGCGCCGAGCCAGTTCGGGAAATTCGCTGTCATAACAGATCAGCACCCCGATCGGTCCGCAGTCGGTCTGGATCACGTCGAGCGCGTCGCCACCCTTGATGTTCCACCAAAAGGCCTCGTTAGGGGTCGGGTGGATCTTTTCCTGGGTGTGGACCGATCCGTCGCGCAGCGCAACATAGGCGATATTCTGGATGTCGCCATCATCGGCGCGGGTCGGGTGCGATCCGCCGATGATGTTGATATTATATTCCAGCGCCATCCGCGTGAGTTCCTTGGTCAGGCGCGGGGTGTAGCCGGTCAGTTTGTCGATCGCCTCGATCGGGTTCAGCTTCTTGGTCTCGAACGAGAGCAGGGGCAGGGTGAACAGCTCGGGGAAGACGATGAAGTCCGACCGGTAATCGGCCGCGACATCGACGAAATATTCGATGTTGCGGATGAACTCGTCGAAATCCTTCACCGCGCGCGCTTGGAGCTGGCAGGTGGCGAGGCGGACGCTCTCCACCCCGCGCGGCACCCGCATCTCCGGCGCCTCGTCCGGGTCGACATAGGGATTGCGCCAGACGAGGTGGGCGGCATGGCCGTCCGACTGCTTGTCTTCGGGCAGGTAATTTTCCAGCACGCCCAGCGGCTCGAACTGGTTCTTGAGCTGAAAGCTGATGACCTGGTCGCGCATCTTGCCGCTGACCACTTTCTCCAGATAGTCGGCCGGGCTGCCGGTGCGGCGCTTGGCCCGGGCATAGCCGGGCATGCGGCCCGCGATGACGATGCCGTGCAGGTCCAGTTCCTCGGCCAGTTCCTTGCGCTCGTCATAGAGGCGCTGGCCGATGCGCAGGCCACGCAGCTTGGGATCGACCGCCATTTCATAGCCATAAAGCCATTCGCCCGCCGCGCTGTGCCGGGTGCCGAAGCCATTGGCGGTGATCTCCTCCCAGTCATGATGGGAAAAGGCCATCGCCTTGCTGACGCGCATGGTGGCGCAATAGCCCACGACCTTGCTGTCATAGAGGGCGACGAAGCAGCCATTGGGGAAATTGTTGATCTGGCCGCGGATCGTGGCCAGCGAATAATTGGGCATGCCGGGATAGGCCCGGGCGATCAGCCGCTGGATGCCGCGCACATCGGCCGGCACCGCCGCCCGGACTTCCAGGCGCTTCTTGGCTGTCGTCGTCATTATTCGCTCCCGTCGCATCGATCCGAAAAGGAAAAGGCGGCGCCGGGATGCGGCGCCGCCTCGTTCCGTTTCCGTATTGAAAGCTTCAGGAAGCGATCAGTTCCGGCAGAAGGCCCTTATCAGGCCCACTTGGCCATTTCGGCTTCCAGGTTGACGCGGATCTGCTCGAAGAACTGCTCCGTGGTCATCCAGGCCTGTTCCGGGCCGATCAGCAGCGCCAGATCCTTGGTCATCGCGCCGCTCTCGACGGTCTTGATGCAGACCTGCTCCAGCGTCTCGGCGAACTTGGTGACTTCGGGGGTGCCGTCGAACTTGCCGCGGAACGACAGGCCCTGGGTCCAGGCGAAGATCGAGGCGATCGGGTTGGTCGAGGTCGCCTTGCCCTGCTGGTGCTGGCGATAGTGACGGGTGACGGTGCCGTGCGCGGCTTCGGCTTCCACGGTCTTGCCGTCGGGCGAGAGCAGGACGGAGGTCATCAGGCCGAGCGAGCCGAAGCCCTGGGCCACGGTGTCGGACTGGACGTCGCCGTCATAATTCTTGCACGCCCAGACGAACTTGCCGCTCCACTTCAGCGCCGATGCGACCATGTCGTCGATCAGGCGATGTTCGTAGATGATGCCCTTGGCCTTGAACGCTTCGGCGAATTCGGCGTCGAACACTTCCTGGAACAGGTCCTTGAAGCGGCCGTCATAGGCCTTGAGGATGGTGTTCTTGGTCGACAGGTACAGCGGCCATCCACGGTCGAGCGCATAGTTCATGCTGGCGCGGGCGAAATCGCGGATCGAATCGTCGAGATTGTACATGCCCATGGCAACGCCGGCCGAGGGGAAGTCGAACACGTCCTTCTCGATCTTCTCGCCATTTTCGCCGTCCCAGATCATGCGCAGCTTGCCGGCGCTGGGGACGACGAAGTCGGTCGCCTTATACTGGTCGCCAAAGGCATGGCGGCCGATGACGATCGGGTCGGTCCAGCCCGGCACCAGGCGGGGGACATTCTTGATGACGATCGGCTCGCGGAACACGACGCCGCCCAGGATGTTACGGATCGTGCCGTTGGGCGAGCGCCACATCTGCTTGAGGTTGAATTCCTCGACGCGCGCTTCGTCCGGGGTGATGGTGGCGCACTTCACGCCGACGCCATATTGCTTGATCGCGTTGGCGCAGTCGACGGTGATCTGGTCGTTGGTCTCGTCGCGCTTCTCGACCGAAAGATCGTAATATTTCAGATCGATGTCGAGATAGGGCTTGATCAGACGCTCACGGATCCATTCCCAGATGATGCGGGTCATTTCGTCGCCGTCGATTTCCACGACGGGGTTTTTCACCTTGATCTTCGCCATAGCGCCTATTCGCCTTCTTCTCTTGGGTGGAATTATGGGGACGCCCTAGGCAAAGCGGCGCCAATGTTCAACCTTCGACCACCGGTTTTACGGCCGATCATGCGAGGCATGCGCAAGACTGTTGTGCGAAGCCTGTGCGTACGGGGAGCGAAGGGCCGGGATCGTCGTTGTCAGGATCAATGTCTCCCCCTAAAGACGGTGCCCATGGAAAATGACGAGATCACGATTGCCGCAGGCGGCAATGTCAAATGGCGCTTCCCTTCGGTCCATCCCGAGGGGGTGAAGTTCGGCGCGATCGCGGCGGCGATCACCGGCCTGTTCTTCGTGATGGGCTGGGAAATTCTCGGCTGGCTGATGCTGATGGTCACCATCTGGGTGCTGGCCTTCTTCCGCGATCCGATCCGCGCCGTGCCGCAGGATGAAGGTGCGATCATCGCCCCGGCCGATGGCCTGGTGACCTTGATCCAGCGCGTGCCCCCGCCGCGTGAAATGGCCGGCCCGGACGGTCTGGGCGACCAGCCGATGATCCGCGTCTCGATCTTCATGAGCGTATTCGACGTCCATATCAACCGCACGCCGATCGGTGGTACGGTAAAGGCGGTCACCTATATTTCGGGCAAGTTCCTCAACGCCGATCTCGACAAGGCGAGCGAGGATAATGAGCGCCAGCATATTCTGGTCGAACGGCATGACGGGCTGCGCATCGGCTTTACCCAGATCGCCGGCCTGGTCGCGCGCCGCATCGTACCCTTTGTGAAGCCGGGCGACATGGTCGCGGCCGGCCAGCGCATCGGCCTCATCCGCTTCGGCAGCCGTGTCGATGTCTATCTGCCC
The sequence above is drawn from the Sphingobium sp. AP49 genome and encodes:
- a CDS encoding carbon-nitrogen hydrolase family protein yields the protein MTTTAKKRLEVRAAVPADVRGIQRLIARAYPGMPNYSLATIRGQINNFPNGCFVALYDSKVVGYCATMRVSKAMAFSHHDWEEITANGFGTRHSAAGEWLYGYEMAVDPKLRGLRIGQRLYDERKELAEELDLHGIVIAGRMPGYARAKRRTGSPADYLEKVVSGKMRDQVISFQLKNQFEPLGVLENYLPEDKQSDGHAAHLVWRNPYVDPDEAPEMRVPRGVESVRLATCQLQARAVKDFDEFIRNIEYFVDVAADYRSDFIVFPELFTLPLLSFETKKLNPIEAIDKLTGYTPRLTKELTRMALEYNINIIGGSHPTRADDGDIQNIAYVALRDGSVHTQEKIHPTPNEAFWWNIKGGDALDVIQTDCGPIGVLICYDSEFPELARRLVDQGARIIFVPFCTDSRLGYMRVRYCAQARAIENQCYVVMSGNVGNLPNVDNMDIQYAQSAILTPCDLPFARDGIAAEASENVETLTMADVNLADLSWARAEGTVRNLRDRRFDLYHIDWDSNPDHSHAPSGGPVPAGGHNSPGGG
- a CDS encoding NADP-dependent isocitrate dehydrogenase, which translates into the protein MAKIKVKNPVVEIDGDEMTRIIWEWIRERLIKPYLDIDLKYYDLSVEKRDETNDQITVDCANAIKQYGVGVKCATITPDEARVEEFNLKQMWRSPNGTIRNILGGVVFREPIVIKNVPRLVPGWTDPIVIGRHAFGDQYKATDFVVPSAGKLRMIWDGENGEKIEKDVFDFPSAGVAMGMYNLDDSIRDFARASMNYALDRGWPLYLSTKNTILKAYDGRFKDLFQEVFDAEFAEAFKAKGIIYEHRLIDDMVASALKWSGKFVWACKNYDGDVQSDTVAQGFGSLGLMTSVLLSPDGKTVEAEAAHGTVTRHYRQHQQGKATSTNPIASIFAWTQGLSFRGKFDGTPEVTKFAETLEQVCIKTVESGAMTKDLALLIGPEQAWMTTEQFFEQIRVNLEAEMAKWA
- a CDS encoding phosphatidylserine decarboxylase, giving the protein MENDEITIAAGGNVKWRFPSVHPEGVKFGAIAAAITGLFFVMGWEILGWLMLMVTIWVLAFFRDPIRAVPQDEGAIIAPADGLVTLIQRVPPPREMAGPDGLGDQPMIRVSIFMSVFDVHINRTPIGGTVKAVTYISGKFLNADLDKASEDNERQHILVERHDGLRIGFTQIAGLVARRIVPFVKPGDMVAAGQRIGLIRFGSRVDVYLPVGVAPRVILGQRTVAGETILGQIGDRRVIAGIQQ